TCGCCGGTCGAGTCGATGATCGAGACGATCGCGTCGAGCGTGAACGCCACCGTGTCCGCGTCCGGGCTGAACCGGTAGCCGAGGCGCGCCACGTACGGCTCCATGTACGCGCGCAGGTCCGCCGCGGTGGTGCCCGGCGCGAACCGGCGGCGCGGCGTCGCGCCGCTCACAGGCCCAGCAGCTCCTTCACGCGCACCTTGTTCAGCCCCACGATCACCTCGTCACCGATGACGAACACCGGGAACGATGCGCCGCCGCTGATGCGCCGCACCTCGGCGACCGCCTCGCCCTTCGGGGTGGACGGGTCGGTCGTGTCGCCATCGAGCAGGTCGACCTCGAGGACGTCGTACGCCACGCCCTCCTCGTCGAGCCAGGCGCGGGCGGCGCGGCAATGCGGGCAGGTCGAGAGCGCGTAGACCTTGACGTCCATGGGTGCTCCTCACAGGCCGGATGCGTCACTCCACACGCAACCCTACGCCGTGCTTGACCTGCGTCAAGGACACAGCGTGTTGCGAGCGGTGCACTTGAGGGCAAGAACCCATCGAGGGGTGGTCCGCGGCGGACGCGGCGGACCGACGTGACGGGAGGCATGTA
This genomic interval from Actinomycetota bacterium contains the following:
- a CDS encoding glutaredoxin family protein produces the protein MDVKVYALSTCPHCRAARAWLDEEGVAYDVLEVDLLDGDTTDPSTPKGEAVAEVRRISGGASFPVFVIGDEVIVGLNKVRVKELLGL